A window of the Tunturibacter empetritectus genome harbors these coding sequences:
- a CDS encoding TatD family hydrolase, whose translation MALIDSHAHLDFYNETPTERDEVLRRAYAAGVHTILAIGIGDGPATMHQALEIASSKAGDGLWQGYPQIYPQIYASAGIHPQEAAHATSEALDKLAALGAQERCIAVGEIGLDYYHFDNPDIATQKEAFVAQMRVAAELRKPILIHCRTSELATPQAKEKYGRADAWEDVLALIGEHWAPYGLRGIMHCFSGTVDQAERSLAAGFHLSFAGNLTYPKAQGIRDAAVAALADRILVETDAPFLAPIPLRGQRNEPALVVHTAAALAELRGISQEELAAVTTANFKNLFPTTR comes from the coding sequence ATGGCTCTGATTGACTCCCACGCCCACCTTGACTTCTACAACGAGACTCCGACGGAGCGCGATGAGGTGCTGCGGCGCGCCTACGCTGCAGGGGTCCATACCATACTTGCGATCGGCATCGGCGATGGTCCGGCGACGATGCATCAGGCGCTTGAGATTGCGAGTTCGAAGGCGGGGGATGGGCTTTGGCAGGGCTATCCCCAGATCTATCCACAGATTTATGCCAGCGCGGGGATTCATCCGCAGGAGGCGGCGCATGCTACTTCGGAGGCGCTCGACAAGCTGGCTGCCCTGGGTGCGCAGGAGAGATGTATCGCCGTTGGGGAGATCGGGCTCGACTACTACCACTTTGATAATCCTGATATTGCCACGCAGAAGGAGGCTTTTGTCGCCCAGATGCGGGTGGCGGCGGAGCTGCGCAAGCCGATCCTGATCCACTGCCGGACGAGCGAGCTGGCGACTCCGCAGGCCAAGGAAAAGTATGGCAGGGCTGATGCCTGGGAGGATGTGCTGGCGCTGATCGGCGAGCATTGGGCACCGTATGGACTAAGGGGGATCATGCACTGCTTTTCGGGGACGGTCGACCAGGCGGAACGGTCGCTTGCTGCGGGTTTTCATCTCTCTTTTGCGGGGAACCTGACCTACCCGAAGGCGCAGGGGATTCGCGATGCCGCTGTTGCTGCTCTTGCGGACCGGATTCTGGTGGAGACGGATGCGCCGTTTCTTGCGCCGATCCCGCTGCGTGGCCAGCGCAACGAACCTGCCCTGGTCGTCCATACCGCGGCAGCCCTGGCGGAGCTTCGCGGCATCTCACAAGAGGAGTTGGCTGCGGTGACGACGGCGAACTTCAAAAATCTCTTTCCCACGACGCGCTAA